One Cellulomonas soli DNA window includes the following coding sequences:
- a CDS encoding PTS sugar transporter subunit IIB, translating into MNVLLACAAGMSTSLLVANMRKFAAPGDTIEAVSFSEVADRLDEFDVVLLGPQIRFRLAEVQQLAGAQGKPAGVIDMRVYGTMDGASALAQATSLLAA; encoded by the coding sequence ATGAACGTCCTGCTCGCCTGCGCCGCGGGTATGTCCACCAGCCTGCTCGTCGCCAACATGCGCAAGTTCGCCGCACCCGGCGACACCATCGAGGCCGTCTCGTTCTCCGAGGTCGCCGACCGCCTCGACGAGTTCGACGTCGTGCTGCTCGGCCCGCAGATCCGGTTCCGGCTCGCCGAGGTCCAGCAGCTGGCCGGCGCGCAGGGCAAGCCGGCGGGCGTCATCGACATGCGCGTCTACGGCACGATGGACGGCGCCTCGGCGCTGGCCCAGGCAACCTCGCTCCTGGCGGCCTGA
- a CDS encoding HPr family phosphocarrier protein: MIATAEVTVTNPSGLHARPATELVKVASALTSTTHLVLDDRTIDARSVLSVMGAAIAGGRTLTVRCEGEQADADLQAVVDAFAAGLGE, from the coding sequence ATGATCGCGACCGCCGAGGTCACCGTGACCAACCCCTCCGGCCTGCACGCACGCCCCGCCACCGAGCTCGTCAAGGTGGCCTCCGCCCTGACCTCCACCACACACCTCGTGCTCGACGACCGGACCATCGACGCCCGCTCGGTGCTGTCCGTCATGGGCGCCGCCATCGCCGGTGGCCGGACGCTGACCGTCCGGTGCGAGGGCGAGCAGGCCGACGCCGACCTGCAGGCCGTCGTCGACGCGTTCGCGGCCGGCCTCGGCGAGTGA
- a CDS encoding Gfo/Idh/MocA family oxidoreductase: MLTIAYIGNGKSANRYHMPFVLTRPDTFRIKTVYAPAPSPWTPVEGVTYVEDLQAIWDDPQIDLVVICTPHDTHVELARTALEHGKNALVEKPFAPTAAEARELFALAQAKGLFLQCFQNRRFDADFLTVQQVIESGVLGDLLELEMHFDYYRPEWPTSVTHFDPDWSYLYGHGVHTVDQVLGYFGSPDRIHSEVRQLLGPGRMNDYFDLDLYYGTLKVSVKSSFFRVKERPSFVVYGTKGTFVKAVKDRQEEHLKLFYLPGQPGFGVDLPEHYGTLTYYDEDGVFHEEKVISQVGDYGRVYDGVHASIVDSAPKVVQDEQTIELIQILEDAIRPLVEQEAGR; this comes from the coding sequence ATGCTCACGATCGCCTACATCGGCAACGGCAAGAGCGCGAACCGCTACCACATGCCGTTCGTCCTGACCCGCCCGGACACCTTCCGCATCAAGACCGTCTACGCCCCGGCCCCGTCCCCGTGGACGCCCGTCGAGGGCGTCACCTACGTCGAGGACCTGCAGGCGATCTGGGACGACCCGCAGATCGACCTCGTCGTGATCTGCACGCCCCACGACACCCACGTCGAGCTCGCCCGCACCGCACTCGAGCACGGCAAGAACGCCCTGGTCGAGAAGCCGTTCGCGCCCACCGCCGCCGAGGCCCGCGAGCTGTTCGCCCTGGCGCAGGCCAAGGGCCTGTTCCTGCAGTGCTTCCAGAACCGGCGGTTCGACGCGGACTTCCTCACCGTGCAGCAGGTCATCGAGTCCGGCGTCCTGGGCGACCTGCTCGAGCTGGAGATGCACTTCGACTACTACCGGCCCGAATGGCCGACGAGCGTCACGCACTTCGACCCCGACTGGTCGTACCTGTACGGGCACGGGGTGCACACCGTCGACCAGGTGCTCGGGTACTTCGGCAGCCCCGACCGGATCCACTCCGAGGTCCGCCAGCTGCTCGGCCCGGGCCGCATGAACGACTACTTCGACCTCGACCTGTACTACGGAACGCTCAAGGTGTCGGTGAAGTCGAGCTTCTTCCGCGTCAAGGAGCGCCCCAGCTTCGTCGTCTACGGCACGAAGGGCACGTTCGTGAAGGCGGTCAAGGACCGTCAGGAGGAGCACCTCAAGCTGTTCTACCTGCCCGGGCAGCCCGGGTTCGGCGTCGACCTGCCCGAGCACTACGGCACGCTGACCTACTACGACGAGGACGGGGTCTTCCACGAGGAGAAGGTGATCTCGCAGGTCGGCGACTACGGCCGCGTCTACGACGGTGTGCACGCCTCGATCGTCGACAGCGCACCCAAGGTCGTGCAGGACGAGCAGACCATCGAGCTGATCCAGATCCTCGAGGACGCCATCCGCCCGCTCGTCGAGCAGGAGGCCGGCCGATGA
- a CDS encoding glycoside hydrolase family 1 protein has translation MTSTTPFPPGFLWGGATAANQIEGAYDQGGKGLSIQDVMPKGIAAPPTQEPTPDNLKLEAIDFYHRYADDIALFAEMGFKVFRFSIAWSRIFPLGDEAEPNEEGLAFYDRVLDELEKHGIEPLITLSHYETPLHLARTYDGWRSRKLIGFYEKYVRTVLERYGSRVTYWLTFNEINSVLHAPLLSGGIATPPEELSKGELYQAAHYELVASAAATRIAHEINPDIKVGCMLIAIPVYPLTPDPADALAVQAAQHDNYFFGDIHTRGAYPGYALRFLREQGIELDITDEDRETFTHSVDFVSFSYYMSVCQTGDPAKQAAGEGNILGGVPNPHLPASQWGWQIDPVGLRIIANDFWDRWRKPLFVVENGLGARDELVEVDGVRTVLDDYRIDYLNDHLVQLGEAIEDGVEVLGYTTWGPIDLVSASTAQMSKRYGFIYVDRHDDGSGSLERYRKKSFDWYAQVIASNGASLTRP, from the coding sequence ATGACCTCCACGACCCCGTTCCCGCCCGGATTCCTGTGGGGTGGCGCGACGGCCGCCAACCAGATCGAGGGCGCCTACGACCAGGGCGGCAAGGGCCTGTCCATCCAGGACGTCATGCCGAAGGGCATCGCCGCTCCGCCGACGCAGGAGCCCACGCCCGACAACCTCAAGCTCGAGGCGATCGACTTCTACCACCGGTACGCCGACGACATCGCGCTGTTCGCGGAGATGGGCTTCAAGGTCTTCCGCTTCTCCATCGCGTGGAGCCGGATCTTCCCGCTGGGCGACGAGGCCGAGCCGAACGAGGAGGGCCTGGCGTTCTACGACCGGGTGCTCGACGAGCTCGAGAAGCACGGCATCGAACCGCTGATCACGCTGTCGCACTACGAGACGCCGCTGCACCTGGCACGCACCTACGACGGGTGGCGCTCGCGCAAGCTCATCGGCTTCTACGAGAAGTACGTGCGGACCGTGCTCGAGCGCTACGGCTCGCGCGTGACGTACTGGCTGACGTTCAACGAGATCAACTCCGTGCTGCACGCCCCGCTGCTGTCCGGCGGCATCGCGACCCCGCCCGAGGAGCTGTCGAAGGGTGAGCTGTACCAGGCGGCGCACTACGAGCTCGTCGCCTCGGCGGCCGCCACCCGGATCGCGCACGAGATCAACCCCGACATCAAGGTCGGCTGCATGCTCATCGCGATCCCGGTGTACCCGTTGACCCCGGACCCGGCCGACGCCCTCGCCGTGCAGGCCGCCCAGCACGACAACTACTTCTTCGGCGACATCCACACCCGTGGCGCCTACCCGGGGTATGCCCTGCGGTTCCTGCGTGAGCAGGGGATCGAGCTGGACATCACCGACGAGGACCGTGAGACGTTCACGCACAGCGTCGACTTCGTCTCGTTCTCCTACTACATGTCGGTGTGCCAGACGGGCGACCCGGCCAAGCAGGCGGCCGGCGAGGGCAACATCCTCGGCGGCGTGCCGAACCCGCACCTGCCGGCCTCGCAGTGGGGCTGGCAGATCGATCCGGTGGGTCTGCGGATCATCGCCAACGACTTCTGGGACCGGTGGCGCAAGCCGCTGTTCGTCGTCGAGAACGGCCTGGGGGCCCGCGACGAGCTCGTCGAGGTCGACGGGGTCAGGACGGTCCTGGACGACTACCGGATCGACTACCTCAACGACCACCTGGTGCAGCTCGGTGAGGCGATCGAGGACGGGGTGGAGGTCCTCGGGTACACCACGTGGGGCCCGATCGACCTGGTGTCCGCCTCGACCGCGCAGATGAGCAAGCGGTACGGCTTCATCTACGTCGACCGTCACGACGACGGCTCGGGCAGCCTCGAGCGCTACCGCAAGAAGTCCTTCGACTGGTACGCGCAGGTCATCGCCTCCAACGGCGCCAGCCTCACCCGTCCCTGA
- a CDS encoding NAD(P)-dependent oxidoreductase: MKLFVLGATGSTGTLVAEEALAAGHDVVAYVRSPEKLAAHDRLTAVVGDVLDVEAMTVAMRGTDAVVSTLGLSSGRPNGFSERAVSTITAAAQRSGVQRVLIMSAFGVGASLDKASRLAQLMYNGGGKAIYADKAAGERALTASGLDWTLAYPVLLTNKGRSPRFRAVDLTDLDRLPGLPRVSRADVAGFLLEAATGDAWSRRTAVLTTGRQPPRGASAAAPATSTHADRAVPG; this comes from the coding sequence ATGAAGCTCTTCGTCCTGGGGGCCACCGGGAGCACAGGCACCCTGGTCGCGGAGGAGGCCCTGGCCGCCGGTCACGACGTGGTCGCCTACGTGCGCAGCCCGGAGAAGCTCGCCGCGCACGACCGCCTGACCGCCGTGGTCGGCGATGTGCTCGACGTCGAGGCGATGACTGTGGCGATGCGCGGGACGGACGCCGTGGTCAGCACGCTCGGGCTCAGCAGCGGCAGGCCCAACGGCTTCAGCGAGAGGGCCGTGAGCACGATCACCGCTGCCGCCCAGCGCAGCGGGGTCCAGCGGGTCCTCATCATGTCGGCGTTCGGTGTGGGCGCCTCGCTGGACAAGGCGTCGCGCCTGGCGCAGCTCATGTACAACGGCGGCGGCAAGGCGATCTACGCCGACAAGGCCGCCGGGGAGCGCGCGCTGACAGCGTCCGGTCTCGACTGGACCCTCGCGTACCCGGTCCTGCTGACCAACAAGGGCAGGTCACCCCGGTTCCGCGCCGTCGACCTCACCGACCTCGACCGGCTCCCGGGCCTGCCGCGCGTCTCCCGCGCGGATGTCGCCGGCTTCCTCCTCGAGGCAGCCACGGGCGACGCGTGGTCGCGGCGCACCGCGGTCCTGACCACGGGTCGACAGCCCCCACGGGGCGCCTCGGCAGCGGCGCCCGCCACCAGCACGCACGCCGACCGGGCGGTCCCCGGCTGA
- a CDS encoding Gfo/Idh/MocA family protein, whose amino-acid sequence MNLAILGSGMIVRDFLSISHEIPGLALRAIFGLESVRPDLDELSATYAIPAVYTDLDACLADPDVDTVYVGLPNSLHAPFAKRALLAGKHVICEKPFTLSVADLAELRAIAQERDLILVEGVTTQYLSNYRAIKESLPQLGELKLVQCEYSQYSSRYPAFREGTVLPAFDPAMGGGALMDIGVYTLHFVAGLLGRPQTISYTANVERGVDTSGVVVLDYGTCTAVLVCAKDSGGLIRTKLQGNDGTILMTSPPNICDDFSITLRGQETQVVDRKVHEHRMVEEFRAFEAMIRTRDLAERDARLDHSELVLELAAAALASAGIRLGPA is encoded by the coding sequence ATGAACCTCGCGATCCTCGGGTCGGGCATGATCGTGCGCGACTTCCTGTCGATCTCCCACGAGATCCCCGGCCTGGCCCTGCGCGCGATCTTCGGGCTGGAGTCCGTGCGTCCCGACCTGGACGAGCTCAGCGCGACGTACGCGATCCCGGCCGTCTACACGGACCTCGACGCGTGCCTGGCAGACCCCGACGTCGACACCGTCTACGTCGGCCTCCCCAACTCGCTGCACGCACCGTTCGCCAAGCGGGCCCTGCTGGCGGGCAAGCACGTGATCTGCGAGAAGCCGTTCACGCTGAGCGTGGCCGACCTGGCCGAGCTGCGGGCGATCGCGCAGGAGCGTGACCTCATCCTCGTCGAGGGGGTCACGACCCAGTACCTGTCGAACTACCGGGCGATCAAGGAGAGCCTGCCGCAGCTCGGTGAGCTCAAGCTGGTGCAGTGCGAGTACTCCCAGTACTCCTCGCGGTACCCGGCGTTCCGGGAGGGCACCGTGCTGCCCGCGTTCGACCCGGCGATGGGCGGCGGGGCGCTGATGGACATCGGCGTCTACACGCTGCACTTCGTCGCCGGTCTGCTAGGACGGCCGCAGACCATCAGCTACACCGCGAACGTCGAACGCGGCGTGGACACCTCGGGCGTCGTCGTGCTCGACTACGGCACCTGCACCGCGGTCCTGGTCTGCGCGAAGGACTCCGGGGGCCTGATCCGCACCAAGCTGCAGGGCAACGACGGCACGATCCTGATGACCAGCCCGCCGAACATCTGCGACGACTTCTCGATCACGCTGCGCGGGCAGGAGACGCAGGTCGTGGACCGCAAGGTGCACGAGCACCGCATGGTCGAGGAGTTCCGCGCGTTCGAGGCCATGATCCGCACCCGGGACCTGGCCGAGCGCGACGCCCGGCTCGACCACTCCGAGCTCGTCCTCGAGCTCGCCGCGGCGGCGCTGGCATCAGCGGGCATCCGGCTGGGTCCTGCCTGA